The following proteins come from a genomic window of BD1-7 clade bacterium:
- the grpE gene encoding Protein GrpE: protein MSADEKNTETPQDGAQENTELEGQQTADQAADPSADGDSSLEEQLEDALAEVAQMKDQMIRDQAETQNVRRRVQRDVENARKFALEKFVGELLPVIDNLERALDASEETSSFTEGVELTRKTFLDVLGKFNVVQLNPVGEPFDANFHEAMTMVPNPNMDPNTVMDVMQKGYTLNERLVRPAMVVVSKAP from the coding sequence GTGAGCGCAGACGAAAAGAACACTGAAACCCCGCAAGACGGTGCCCAAGAAAATACTGAATTGGAAGGGCAGCAGACGGCAGATCAGGCGGCTGATCCGTCGGCAGACGGTGATTCTTCATTAGAAGAGCAACTTGAAGATGCACTCGCTGAAGTTGCCCAAATGAAAGACCAAATGATTCGCGACCAGGCGGAGACACAAAATGTCCGTCGTCGTGTACAGCGCGACGTTGAGAACGCACGTAAATTTGCGTTAGAAAAATTTGTTGGTGAGTTGCTTCCGGTGATTGATAACCTCGAACGCGCACTGGATGCCAGCGAAGAGACGAGCTCATTTACCGAAGGTGTTGAGCTAACGCGCAAAACATTTTTAGACGTCTTGGGTAAATTCAACGTTGTTCAGCTGAATCCGGTCGGCGAGCCATTTGATGCGAACTTCCACGAAGCCATGACCATGGTACCGAATCCGAATATGGATCCGAATACGGTGATGGATGTGATGCAAAAAGGTTACACATTGAATGAGCGCTTGGTACGCCCGGCCATGGTTGTTGTGTCTAAAGCACCGTAA